In a genomic window of Nostoc sp. UHCC 0870:
- a CDS encoding AMP-binding protein, giving the protein MFESFSQFHDQLAIITENELSISYRQLDELIDVFQSRFSLGRGVALIECENSLNSIVAYLSALRAGCPVILIGAKQPEVSKSLLAQFSALYHVDTAANIVTTYESAANVQLHPDLALILSTSGSTGTAKSIRLSYRALEANAKSIVEYLAINSADRAPTTLPMNYSYGLSVINSHLLAGGSLVLTQKSVAEPEFWQLFDKYHCTSFAGVPHSYALIEKSGMKTSERPTLRYATQAGGRLEPSRVKELIEQSTKEGWQFFVMYGQTEATARMAYLPPDLALENLHCIGIPIPGGTFRLINDQGHEIKDSEETGELVYTGDNIMMGYALSAKDLSLGYDLTELHTGDLARRTSNGLYYIVGRKKRFVKLYGLRISLDSVDGWLVDHGYSAVSTGNNDNLWILTTNATSVPIIRTAVADWLGLPLASINIGVVETIPRKANGKIDFSEVARLAEQEAQKLDATIVNGATEFKENTVRNIFAARFPNQEIKPESSFMSLGGTSLDYIDMMLALEKSISNLPQDWYKVSLHELEQQQGTSSFFQSIETQILLRFISISLIVIDHLTDFNYGGTGAFLLFMIAGFNFSRFQIPKIIATGSSRPMLALAATIAVPSLAYLLLIQILFNRLHLPSLLLISNLIEANANEGLTVWFIEVYVQTMCFMSLVVSLIPKKRISSVRQESVVVGLIILSIFLNLVGPMVWDTKPLFDRVPHMLFWLFAFGIGTQTFVTKSSKLILSATFLTVVYLQLGIDAPYRLLTYGGLLLIWLPLIKIPAILKLPMSQIAGASLFIYLSHFQFNSLSAIIFGQNGWISTIFALIGGAVTWKIYLVFSSYLMRILQK; this is encoded by the coding sequence ATGTTTGAATCTTTCTCTCAATTTCATGATCAACTAGCAATTATTACTGAAAATGAGCTGAGTATTTCTTATAGACAATTAGACGAGCTAATCGATGTATTTCAATCTCGTTTTTCATTAGGTCGAGGCGTTGCTTTGATTGAATGTGAAAACTCTTTAAATTCTATTGTTGCGTATCTTAGTGCGCTTCGCGCCGGTTGCCCAGTAATTTTAATTGGAGCAAAACAGCCTGAAGTTAGTAAGTCCCTTTTGGCTCAATTCTCAGCTTTATATCATGTTGATACTGCTGCCAATATAGTAACAACTTACGAATCAGCAGCTAACGTTCAGTTACACCCTGATTTAGCCCTCATCCTCTCAACCTCTGGCTCAACTGGAACTGCAAAGTCTATTCGGCTGTCATACCGCGCCCTTGAGGCTAATGCTAAATCAATTGTGGAGTATCTTGCTATCAACTCAGCTGATCGCGCACCCACAACCCTGCCGATGAATTATTCCTATGGACTGTCAGTAATCAATTCCCATCTGTTAGCTGGCGGTTCTTTAGTTCTAACGCAGAAATCCGTCGCCGAACCAGAATTTTGGCAACTCTTTGATAAATATCATTGCACCAGCTTTGCAGGCGTTCCCCATAGCTATGCACTAATTGAAAAGAGTGGCATGAAAACATCTGAACGACCGACTTTGCGTTATGCAACGCAAGCCGGCGGACGTCTTGAACCAAGTCGCGTCAAGGAACTGATTGAACAAAGTACAAAAGAAGGCTGGCAATTTTTTGTGATGTACGGTCAAACGGAAGCAACAGCTCGCATGGCTTATCTTCCACCAGACCTCGCATTAGAAAATCTGCATTGCATTGGCATCCCTATCCCAGGAGGTACATTTCGGCTGATCAACGATCAGGGACATGAAATTAAAGATTCAGAGGAAACAGGTGAATTAGTCTACACAGGCGACAATATAATGATGGGCTATGCTCTAAGTGCCAAAGACTTATCCCTCGGCTATGATTTAACGGAATTACATACGGGAGACTTGGCGCGCCGAACTAGTAATGGTCTTTATTATATTGTTGGCCGCAAAAAACGTTTTGTTAAGCTATACGGATTGCGAATCAGTCTTGATTCGGTTGATGGATGGTTAGTTGATCATGGCTACAGTGCTGTCAGCACTGGAAATAATGATAATTTGTGGATTCTCACCACAAATGCTACCAGTGTACCAATCATTCGCACTGCGGTTGCGGATTGGCTTGGTTTGCCCTTAGCCTCCATTAATATTGGTGTTGTAGAAACTATTCCTCGAAAAGCGAATGGCAAGATTGACTTTAGCGAAGTTGCACGTTTAGCCGAGCAAGAAGCACAAAAACTAGATGCTACGATAGTTAATGGTGCTACAGAATTCAAAGAAAATACAGTCAGAAATATCTTTGCCGCGCGTTTCCCCAACCAGGAGATTAAACCAGAGTCGTCCTTCATGAGCCTTGGTGGTACATCTTTAGACTACATAGATATGATGCTGGCTCTGGAAAAGAGTATTAGCAACTTACCACAAGACTGGTATAAAGTAAGCCTTCACGAACTCGAACAGCAGCAAGGGACAAGCAGTTTCTTTCAAAGCATTGAAACCCAAATTCTGCTTCGATTCATCTCAATTTCGTTGATCGTTATAGACCATCTCACAGACTTCAACTACGGCGGAACTGGTGCTTTTTTGTTATTTATGATTGCTGGTTTTAATTTTTCCCGATTTCAGATCCCCAAGATTATCGCTACAGGATCATCTCGACCGATGCTGGCACTGGCTGCGACAATTGCGGTGCCAAGTTTGGCTTATCTCCTGCTAATCCAGATATTGTTCAATCGTCTACATCTCCCATCCCTACTCTTGATTTCTAACCTGATTGAGGCTAACGCGAACGAAGGTTTGACCGTGTGGTTTATCGAAGTCTACGTACAAACTATGTGTTTCATGTCATTGGTAGTTAGTTTGATACCCAAGAAACGCATATCTAGTGTACGTCAAGAATCTGTTGTTGTTGGCTTAATTATACTTTCTATATTTCTAAACCTAGTTGGACCAATGGTTTGGGATACAAAACCATTATTTGACCGAGTACCCCATATGTTATTTTGGCTCTTCGCTTTTGGCATAGGTACTCAGACATTTGTAACTAAGTCGTCAAAGCTGATTTTATCAGCAACTTTTCTTACTGTCGTCTATCTACAATTGGGCATTGATGCCCCATATCGACTCCTTACCTACGGAGGACTTTTGCTAATATGGCTTCCTTTGATTAAGATACCGGCTATCTTGAAACTCCCCATGTCTCAGATTGCTGGCGCATCGTTGTTCATTTATCTTTCTCACTTCCAGTTCAATTCACTCAGTGCGATAATTTTTGGACAGAATGGTTGGATTAGCACGATCTTTGCACTTATTGGAGGGGCTGTTACCTGGAAAATTTATCTCGTCTTTTCATCTTATTTAATGCGTATTTTGCAGAAGTAA
- the thrC gene encoding threonine synthase: protein MTVSLSIAQSHRQPWPGLIEAYREYLPVSETTPIVTLLEGNTPLIPVPAIAERIGRQVRVFVKYDGLNPTGSFKDRGMTMAITKAKEAGAKAVICASTGNTSAAAAAYARRGGMKAFVLIPDGYVALGKLAQALLYGAEVLAIKGNFDRALEIVREMAEHYPITLVNSVNPYRLEGQKTGAFEVVDALGNAPDWLCIPVGNAGNITAYWMGFCQYHQVGKCDRLPRMMGFQAAGAAPLVNGYPITHPETIATAIRIGNPASWDKAIAAQSSSQGQFKAVTDEEILDAYRLLASSEGIFCEPASAASVAGLLQVKDQVPTGATVVCVLTGNGLKDPDTAIKHSHSQFKQGIEAELSDVAQAMGF, encoded by the coding sequence GTGACTGTAAGCTTGTCTATTGCTCAATCTCACCGCCAACCCTGGCCCGGACTCATAGAAGCCTATCGTGAGTATTTACCTGTTAGCGAAACTACGCCGATTGTCACTTTGTTAGAAGGTAATACTCCCTTGATTCCTGTGCCAGCGATCGCAGAACGCATCGGTAGACAAGTGCGGGTATTTGTCAAATATGATGGTCTAAACCCTACCGGTAGCTTCAAAGACCGAGGGATGACGATGGCAATTACTAAAGCCAAGGAAGCCGGAGCTAAGGCGGTAATTTGTGCCAGTACCGGCAATACTTCCGCCGCCGCCGCCGCCTATGCTCGCCGGGGGGGGATGAAGGCTTTTGTCTTGATTCCTGATGGTTACGTCGCCTTGGGTAAGTTGGCGCAAGCTTTACTCTACGGTGCAGAAGTTTTGGCGATTAAAGGTAACTTTGACCGCGCCTTAGAAATTGTTCGGGAAATGGCGGAACACTATCCCATTACCTTAGTAAATTCAGTTAATCCCTACCGCTTAGAAGGACAAAAAACCGGAGCATTTGAAGTTGTCGATGCTTTGGGGAATGCTCCCGATTGGTTGTGTATCCCCGTCGGGAACGCAGGCAACATCACAGCATACTGGATGGGTTTTTGTCAATATCATCAAGTCGGCAAATGCGATCGCCTCCCCCGGATGATGGGATTTCAAGCCGCAGGTGCAGCACCTTTAGTCAACGGTTATCCAATAACTCATCCTGAAACCATAGCCACAGCCATTCGTATTGGTAATCCCGCCAGTTGGGACAAAGCGATCGCCGCTCAATCATCCAGTCAAGGTCAATTTAAAGCCGTCACCGACGAAGAAATTCTCGACGCTTACCGACTTTTAGCTTCATCAGAAGGCATTTTCTGCGAACCCGCTAGTGCTGCTTCTGTCGCTGGTTTATTACAAGTGAAAGACCAAGTACCCACAGGCGCAACAGTCGTATGTGTCCTCACCGGTAACGGATTGAAAGACCCTGATACAGCCATCAAACACAGCCACTCCCAATTTAAACAAGGCATTGAGGCAGAATTAAGCGATGTCGCTCAGGCAATGGGCTTTTAA
- a CDS encoding 2-phosphosulfolactate phosphatase family protein, producing the protein MKLFVYHTPELTPTDKAPDCAIAVDVLRATSTIATVLSSGGEAVQVFSDLDQLISVSEQWPAQKRLRAGERGGGKVPGFELGNSPLDCTPELVEGRRLFISTTNGTRALKRIEDSATVLTAAFINRAAVVDYLLEKQPETVWIVGSGWEGSFSLEDTACAGAIAHSVIEKSQLPPEELAGNDEVISAIALYSQWENNLLGLFHHASHGKRLLRLECHEDLKYCSQTDILAVLPTQQEPGVFKSKI; encoded by the coding sequence GTGAAGCTATTTGTATACCATACCCCGGAACTAACTCCAACGGACAAAGCCCCAGACTGCGCGATCGCAGTCGATGTTTTGCGAGCTACTAGCACTATAGCAACTGTCCTCTCTTCTGGGGGCGAAGCTGTACAAGTCTTTAGCGATTTAGATCAACTCATCTCTGTGAGTGAACAATGGCCAGCACAAAAACGGCTGCGAGCTGGAGAACGCGGCGGTGGTAAAGTCCCTGGGTTTGAATTAGGTAATTCACCCCTCGATTGCACACCTGAACTGGTGGAAGGACGGCGTTTGTTTATTAGTACCACCAATGGGACTCGCGCTTTAAAACGGATAGAGGACTCAGCCACTGTGCTGACAGCCGCCTTTATTAACCGCGCCGCAGTTGTAGATTACCTGCTGGAGAAGCAACCCGAAACAGTTTGGATTGTCGGTTCTGGTTGGGAAGGCAGTTTTTCTTTAGAGGATACAGCCTGTGCAGGTGCGATCGCTCATAGTGTCATCGAAAAATCCCAATTACCACCAGAAGAATTAGCTGGTAACGATGAAGTTATTAGTGCGATCGCTCTATACTCCCAGTGGGAAAATAATCTATTGGGTTTATTCCACCACGCTAGTCACGGTAAACGATTGTTACGCCTGGAATGCCATGAAGACCTGAAATATTGTTCCCAAACCGATATTTTAGCTGTTCTGCCCACACAGCAAGAACCAGGAGTGTTTAAAAGTAAAATCTAA
- a CDS encoding BlaI/MecI/CopY family transcriptional regulator, with protein sequence MAPLPDYHPKQLSLGPLEAEILNIIWELGSVTVKDVHDRILADPNRELAYTSVTTVLRRLTDKGWLVCDKKGKAFYWRPLLTKQQAQVIKAHEQLQRFLAVGNPDVVAAFADSLDEAASEQIEAIAKRIQAARQAREEQ encoded by the coding sequence ATGGCCCCTTTACCCGACTATCATCCTAAACAACTGTCTTTAGGCCCTTTAGAAGCAGAGATATTAAATATCATCTGGGAATTAGGTTCAGTCACCGTCAAAGATGTTCACGATCGCATTTTGGCTGACCCTAACCGCGAGTTAGCTTACACTTCTGTGACTACAGTTTTGCGTCGCCTCACCGATAAAGGTTGGCTAGTTTGTGATAAAAAAGGTAAAGCGTTCTATTGGCGGCCTTTACTGACAAAGCAGCAGGCACAGGTAATTAAAGCCCATGAACAATTACAGCGATTTCTGGCTGTAGGTAATCCTGATGTAGTGGCGGCTTTTGCTGATAGTCTGGATGAAGCAGCTAGCGAGCAAATCGAAGCGATCGCTAAACGTATTCAAGCAGCACGCCAAGCCAGGGAGGAACAATAA
- a CDS encoding M56 family metallopeptidase, whose product MHLIMILITVIVAGILRCSWTPTQGSWDVRWRRSLFLFLFPPLLIFMTAIAVLCMGPQGQMGGMYTGWVSYSLALVVLTVFSGLCLTLAYQGWRSLQSARHCPMVNVEGKPVRLLNTEALFAGQIGFWQPELVVSQGLLQTLSPDHVESVLAHEQGHHYYRDTFWFFWLGWIRTCTAWLPNTESLWEELLALRELRADSYAASQVDPLLLAESLLLVVSNASVFTPSGICCAALGDSVGDAYGGKLRLEQRIEALLTPATPTPEIKLQSWHTFLLAFLPLLTVIFHT is encoded by the coding sequence ATGCACCTAATCATGATTTTGATTACTGTGATAGTCGCAGGGATATTGCGCTGTTCTTGGACTCCTACCCAAGGTAGTTGGGATGTGCGCTGGCGGCGATCGCTATTTCTGTTTCTCTTCCCGCCTTTGCTAATTTTTATGACAGCGATCGCGGTGCTGTGCATGGGGCCGCAAGGCCAAATGGGCGGTATGTATACAGGTTGGGTGAGCTATTCCCTAGCTTTAGTTGTCTTGACTGTATTCTCTGGGTTGTGCCTCACACTAGCTTACCAAGGTTGGCGATCGCTACAATCAGCCCGTCATTGTCCTATGGTGAATGTTGAGGGTAAACCCGTCAGACTACTGAACACAGAAGCTTTATTTGCAGGTCAAATTGGTTTTTGGCAACCAGAATTAGTAGTCAGTCAAGGATTACTACAAACCCTCTCTCCAGACCATGTAGAAAGCGTATTAGCACACGAGCAAGGACATCATTATTATAGAGATACATTTTGGTTTTTCTGGCTGGGTTGGATACGCACCTGCACCGCTTGGCTACCCAACACAGAATCATTGTGGGAAGAACTGTTAGCACTGCGAGAATTACGCGCTGATAGTTACGCTGCATCCCAAGTAGACCCTTTATTGTTGGCAGAATCGCTATTATTAGTAGTCAGTAATGCTTCTGTATTCACCCCATCTGGAATTTGCTGTGCGGCTTTGGGTGATAGTGTAGGCGATGCCTACGGCGGTAAACTACGCTTAGAACAGAGAATTGAAGCTTTACTAACACCAGCAACACCAACCCCAGAAATTAAATTACAATCTTGGCATACATTCCTGTTAGCATTTTTGCCTTTACTAACCGTGATATTCCACACCTAG
- a CDS encoding MlaE family lipid ABC transporter permease subunit: MQPKKNLDQLWIVRCLAAVLLFGQVCLHLIQGKTYYRKILEHMVTAGPASISPVLLVSVFSGMIFTIQTARELIKFGAVSTVGGAFALAFCRELAPILTASIIAGQVGSAFAAEIGAMRVSEQIDALYMLKTNPIDYLVLPRVIACCLMMPIMMIFALIMGIAGGIFAAAQFYKIPPEIFLESVRDFLDTSDVFTILLKGLIFGAIVSVNGCSWGLTTRGGAKEVGESATTAVVTTWVAIFMTDFFLSLLLYENPTL, encoded by the coding sequence TTGCAACCAAAAAAAAATTTAGATCAATTATGGATTGTACGTTGTTTGGCCGCAGTATTACTTTTTGGTCAAGTCTGCCTACATTTAATCCAAGGAAAAACTTACTACCGTAAAATTCTAGAGCATATGGTAACTGCGGGGCCTGCTTCCATATCTCCAGTTTTGTTAGTCAGTGTTTTTTCAGGCATGATTTTTACTATTCAAACTGCCAGAGAATTAATAAAATTTGGTGCTGTCAGTACCGTAGGAGGTGCTTTTGCCTTAGCTTTTTGTCGAGAATTAGCCCCTATTTTGACAGCAAGTATTATTGCCGGACAAGTAGGTTCTGCGTTCGCCGCCGAAATAGGTGCAATGCGTGTTAGCGAACAAATTGATGCGCTATATATGCTCAAAACTAACCCTATTGATTATCTAGTTTTACCAAGAGTAATTGCCTGCTGTTTAATGATGCCCATCATGATGATTTTTGCTTTAATTATGGGCATCGCTGGAGGCATTTTTGCAGCTGCACAATTTTACAAAATTCCTCCAGAAATATTTTTAGAATCAGTTAGAGATTTTTTAGACACATCAGACGTATTTACTATTTTACTTAAAGGCTTAATTTTTGGAGCTATAGTTTCTGTTAACGGCTGTAGTTGGGGACTAACTACTAGAGGCGGCGCAAAAGAAGTAGGAGAATCCGCCACAACAGCAGTTGTTACTACTTGGGTAGCAATTTTTATGACAGATTTTTTCCTATCTTTATTATTATATGAAAATCCTACATTGTGA
- a CDS encoding aspartate kinase, producing MPLIVQKFGGTSVGSVERIQAVAQRVYKTVKAGNSLVVVVSAMGKTTDGLVKLANDISPNPSRREMDMLLSTGEQVTIALLSMALQELGQPAISMTGAQVGIVTEAEHTRARILQIETERVMRHLNDGKVVVVAGFQGISSNGELEITTLGRGGSDTSAVALAAALQANFCEIYTDVPGILTTDPRLVPEAQLMDEITSNEMLELASLGAKVLHPRAVEIARNYCVPLVVRSSWTDDPGTWVTTPQNQGRSLINLEIARPVDAVEFDTDQARVALLRIPDKPGVAAKLFGEISRQQVDVDLIIQSIHEGNTNDIAFTVRTPILKRAEAVASAIAPALRNPSHPNADEAEVMVEQDIAKVSISGAGMIGRPGVAAKMFATLAAAGVNIQMISTSEVKVSCVIDASDGDRAVASLCQAFEIVASPASPTSPASLPSSHPPVRGVALDLKQARLAIRQVPDRPGMSAKLFGILAQHNISVDMIIQSQRCRVIDGVARRDIAFTVPLMDGETAHRLLTEVATDLGWGDVVLDSAIAKVSIVGAGMVGQPGVAAKMFDALAKHQINIQMIATSEIKISCVVAQEQGVQALQVIHAAFDLAGSEKFVVPA from the coding sequence ATGCCGCTTATAGTTCAGAAATTCGGTGGTACATCTGTCGGTTCAGTCGAACGCATCCAAGCTGTAGCCCAGCGTGTCTATAAAACTGTCAAAGCAGGAAACTCTCTGGTGGTAGTGGTTTCAGCAATGGGAAAAACCACCGATGGACTCGTTAAGCTAGCTAATGATATTTCTCCTAATCCTAGCCGTCGGGAAATGGATATGCTGCTATCTACAGGGGAGCAAGTTACTATTGCTTTGCTGAGTATGGCGTTACAGGAACTTGGACAACCAGCGATTTCTATGACTGGCGCACAGGTAGGAATTGTTACCGAAGCTGAACACACCCGCGCCCGGATTTTGCAGATTGAAACAGAACGGGTGATGCGTCACCTTAATGATGGTAAGGTCGTTGTTGTTGCTGGGTTTCAAGGTATCTCTAGCAATGGTGAGTTAGAAATTACGACTTTGGGGCGTGGTGGTTCTGATACTTCGGCGGTAGCTTTGGCAGCTGCATTACAAGCTAACTTTTGTGAAATTTATACCGACGTACCAGGGATTTTAACTACAGACCCCCGGCTAGTTCCTGAAGCGCAGTTAATGGATGAAATCACCAGTAATGAAATGCTGGAACTGGCGAGTTTAGGTGCAAAAGTATTACATCCCCGTGCTGTGGAAATTGCCCGTAACTACTGTGTACCTCTGGTAGTTAGGTCAAGTTGGACGGATGACCCTGGGACTTGGGTGACAACTCCTCAAAATCAAGGGCGATCGCTGATTAATTTAGAAATTGCTCGTCCTGTAGATGCGGTAGAATTTGACACCGACCAAGCAAGGGTAGCGTTGTTGCGTATACCCGATAAACCAGGGGTAGCAGCTAAGTTATTTGGCGAAATTTCCCGCCAACAAGTAGATGTAGATTTAATTATTCAATCGATACACGAAGGTAATACTAATGATATTGCTTTCACTGTCAGAACACCCATCCTCAAACGAGCCGAAGCCGTAGCCTCAGCGATCGCCCCAGCTTTAAGAAATCCATCTCACCCCAACGCTGATGAGGCTGAGGTGATGGTAGAACAAGACATTGCCAAAGTCAGTATTTCTGGCGCAGGGATGATAGGCCGTCCTGGGGTAGCCGCTAAGATGTTCGCCACCCTAGCCGCAGCCGGAGTAAATATCCAAATGATTTCCACCAGCGAAGTCAAAGTTAGTTGTGTCATTGATGCGAGTGATGGCGATCGCGCTGTGGCTTCATTATGTCAAGCTTTTGAGATAGTAGCCTCCCCGGCTTCCCCTACTTCCCCGGCTTCCCTACCTTCTTCCCATCCCCCCGTGCGCGGTGTAGCTTTAGACTTAAAACAAGCCCGTTTAGCGATTCGCCAAGTCCCCGATCGTCCGGGAATGTCCGCCAAACTCTTTGGTATTTTGGCACAGCACAACATCAGCGTAGACATGATTATTCAATCTCAACGCTGTCGGGTAATTGATGGTGTAGCCAGACGAGATATAGCGTTTACAGTCCCCCTGATGGATGGAGAAACCGCCCACAGATTGCTGACAGAAGTAGCAACAGATTTAGGATGGGGTGATGTAGTTTTGGATAGTGCGATCGCTAAAGTTAGTATTGTGGGTGCAGGTATGGTAGGACAACCAGGTGTAGCTGCAAAAATGTTTGATGCGTTAGCTAAACACCAAATTAATATTCAAATGATCGCTACCTCGGAGATTAAAATTAGTTGTGTCGTAGCCCAAGAACAAGGCGTACAAGCTTTACAAGTCATTCACGCCGCCTTTGATTTGGCTGGTAGCGAGAAATTTGTTGTACCTGCGTAG
- a CDS encoding Uma2 family endonuclease — translation MVASPQENYVTAEEYLQLEEHSQEKHEYIDGYIYAMAGASDPHVTIAGNLFALLRTHVRGSGCRVYIADMKARIESLNRFYYPDVMVTCDQRDQETPTYKKFPCLIVEVLSNSTEAFDRGDKFADYQALESLQEYVLINTKRQRVECFRRDEQGLWILQSYTPAQELFCLNSVNFEGTMAALYEDVVFEESLSQN, via the coding sequence ATGGTTGCTTCTCCTCAAGAAAACTACGTAACCGCAGAAGAATACCTGCAACTAGAAGAACACAGCCAAGAAAAACACGAATATATTGATGGCTACATCTACGCAATGGCTGGCGCAAGTGACCCTCACGTTACTATTGCAGGAAATCTATTTGCGCTTTTAAGGACTCATGTACGCGGTTCTGGTTGTCGTGTTTATATCGCTGACATGAAAGCCCGAATTGAGTCTTTGAACCGCTTTTACTATCCTGATGTGATGGTGACTTGTGACCAACGCGACCAAGAAACACCGACTTATAAAAAATTTCCCTGTTTAATCGTGGAAGTTTTATCTAATTCTACTGAAGCTTTTGACCGGGGTGATAAATTCGCTGATTATCAAGCCTTGGAAAGTTTACAAGAGTATGTTTTAATTAATACCAAGCGTCAACGTGTCGAGTGTTTCCGACGCGATGAGCAAGGTTTGTGGATTTTGCAATCATACACGCCAGCACAGGAATTATTTTGTCTCAACAGTGTTAATTTTGAGGGGACAATGGCGGCGTTGTATGAAGATGTGGTTTTTGAAGAATCTTTGAGTCAAAACTAA